One window from the genome of Leucoraja erinacea ecotype New England chromosome 16, Leri_hhj_1, whole genome shotgun sequence encodes:
- the terf2ip gene encoding telomeric repeat-binding factor 2-interacting protein 1: MANKKRSRAATSALLPHSRTLFLRTDGLPLRFYIRPGPTKALLQPLISHGGGVMCRVQEPGAILLIEPEESAPRTSGYTLSQYVLDCVQRNQQLPLENYVAVGPPPTSSSDNGRTTYTKLEDVAILMYVRDYGGSGSQPASSVWHEMERAQVTRHSWQSMRTRYLRQLRGHEHLYNLDSRSVIPTTVFRGTQPPEPQKGKKKDGNLQPTDLGSNEDVPIADELESDGISSEEEFFNIFPVAIQEFEIDETSEQMKEINDVTEAENIPQEHQMETDKSPKVSFGERCLKRKGTTTELILDNEPMEMNKPPEENLGEPFTKRKEMTAIIMENKQVVTESPQEMSFGDCHTKKKVTLSKFVVDNKQSESDSQVLSGELSLHAASQDEVECATRAISTLMQACDLDLCTATQLLLKNNGELAAALHFVESGHRPDGYPIWTRRDDLDLENVAREVQEGLIQKFGPENLAKRIAFRKS; encoded by the exons ATGGCGAACAAAAAGAGGAGCAGAGCTGCGACCTCGGCGCTCCTGCCGCACTCTAGGACTCTCTTCCTGAGGACCGACGGTCTTCCGCTGCGTTTCTACATCAGGCCGGGCCCGACCAAAGCCTTACTGCAGCCGCTGATATCACACGGGGGCGGCGTGATGTGCCGCGTCCAGGAGCCGGGCGCCATTCTGTTGATCGAGCCGGAGGAGAGTGCGCCGAGGACGAGCGGCTATACCCTGTCCCAGTATGTGTTAGACTGCGTGCAGAGGAACCAGCAGTTGCCTCTGGAGAACTACGTGGCGGTCGGGCCGCCACCCACGTCCTCCTCTGACAACGGTCGGACAACCTACACCAAGCTGGAGGATGTGGCCATCCTGATGTACGTGCGCGACTACGGGGGCTCGGGCTCGCAGCCCGCGAGCTCGGTGTGGCACGAGATGGAGCGCGCGCAGGTGACGCGCCACAGTTGGCAGTCGATGCGGACCCGCTACCTCCGCCAGCTGCGCGGCCATGAACACCTGTACAACCTCGACAGCCGCTCGGTCATCCCCACCACCGTCTTCCGTGGGACTCAGCCGCCCGAGCCACAAAAag GGAAAAAGAAAGATGGCAATCTTCAACCTACTGACTTAGGGTCTAATGAGGATGTACCCATTGCAGATGAGCTGGAATCTGATGGTATAAGTTCTGAGGAGGAATTCTTCAACATATTTCCAGTTGCTATCCAGGAATTTGAG ATTGATGAGACTTCTGAACAAATGAAGGAGATAAATGATGTGACAGAGGCAGAAAATATCCCACAAGAGCACCAAATGGAGACTGACAAATCACCAAAAGTGAGCTTTGGTGAGCGATGTCTTAAAAGGAAAGGAACTACCACAGAATTAATTCTGGACAATGAACCAATGGAAATGAACAAACCACCAGAAGAGAACCTTGGTGAGCCTtttactaaaagaaaagaaatgaCAGCAATAATTATGGAAAATAAGCAGGTGGTGACTGAAAGCCCTCAAGAAATGAGCTTTGGTGACTGCCATACTAAGAAGAAAGTCACTTTGTCAAAGTTTGTAGTGGACAATAAGCAGTCAGAATCTGATTCTCAAGTATTGTCAGGCGAATTGTCCTTGCATGCAGCATCCCAGGATGAAGTGGAATGTGCAACCAGGGCCATCAGTACATTAATGCAAGCTTGTGACCTAGATCTCTGCACAGCCACACAGTTGCTACTGAAGAACAATGGAGAACTGGCAGCAGCATTGCATTTTGTGGAGTCTGGCCACCGTCCAGATGGTTATCCCATCTGGACACGTCGAGATGACCTTGACCTTGAGAATGTTGCAAGAGAAGTGCAGGAGGGCCTAATCCAAAAATTTGGCCCTGAGAACCTAGCCAAACGTATTGCCTTTCGAAAAAGTTAG